One window of Actinomycetota bacterium genomic DNA carries:
- a CDS encoding alpha-amylase family glycosyl hydrolase, which produces MNQPAPSTDSSSRAWWRSAVIYQIYPRSFADGNGDGVGDLEGIRSRLEYLAWLGVDAIWMSPFYPSPMKDFGYDVSDFCDVDPLFGDLAAFDRLVEEAHRLGIRVLVDLVPNHTSDQHPWFVESRSSRDNPKRDWYIWRDGTPDKPPNNWKGAFIGGPAWTWDSTTEQWYLHFFLPEQPDLNWGNPEVEEAMHDVVRFWLDRGADGFRIDVVHGIGKDPELPDSPPELILEPRSSVHDDPATHPILRRLRAMAEQYPQNPVLVGEVHLLDTVKIGAYYGNDDELHLAFNFPALYAPWSAEAWKKELADAGRVFGPVNAWPTWVLSNHDEPRHRTRYGSEERARAAAVLLLTLRGTPFVYAGEELGLEDAVIPPERKVDPGNRDGCRAPIPWDASPDHGWGSDPWLPWPPDPETRNVESLKGEPDSILNLYRRLLALRRESPALNRGSFTVLESPEGTLVYERAFEDQKFVVVINFSSSTVRFGDGVEGRMPAGGELVLASYRTGAGAEGTIPPEGALILKP; this is translated from the coding sequence CTGAACCAGCCGGCCCCGTCGACGGACTCTTCTTCGCGCGCCTGGTGGCGCAGCGCGGTCATCTACCAGATCTATCCCCGCTCGTTTGCCGACGGCAACGGCGACGGGGTCGGCGACCTGGAGGGCATCCGCAGCCGGCTGGAGTACCTGGCGTGGCTCGGGGTCGATGCGATCTGGATGTCGCCCTTCTACCCGTCGCCGATGAAGGACTTCGGCTACGACGTGTCCGACTTCTGCGACGTCGACCCGCTCTTCGGGGACCTCGCCGCATTCGACCGGCTGGTTGAAGAGGCCCACCGGCTGGGCATCCGCGTTCTGGTCGACCTGGTTCCCAACCACACGAGCGACCAGCACCCCTGGTTCGTCGAGTCGCGCAGCTCCCGGGACAACCCCAAGCGGGACTGGTACATCTGGCGCGACGGCACCCCGGACAAGCCGCCGAACAACTGGAAAGGCGCCTTCATCGGCGGCCCGGCGTGGACCTGGGACTCCACCACGGAGCAGTGGTACCTGCACTTCTTCCTGCCCGAGCAGCCCGACCTCAACTGGGGCAATCCCGAGGTCGAGGAGGCGATGCACGATGTGGTCAGGTTCTGGTTGGACCGGGGCGCCGACGGATTCCGGATCGACGTGGTGCACGGCATCGGCAAGGACCCGGAGTTGCCCGACTCGCCGCCCGAGCTGATCCTGGAGCCCCGCTCGTCGGTGCACGACGACCCGGCCACCCACCCGATCCTCCGCCGGCTGAGGGCAATGGCCGAGCAGTACCCCCAGAACCCGGTGCTGGTGGGGGAGGTCCACCTGCTGGACACGGTGAAGATCGGGGCCTACTACGGCAACGACGACGAGCTGCACCTGGCGTTCAACTTCCCGGCCCTCTACGCCCCATGGAGCGCCGAGGCGTGGAAGAAGGAGCTGGCCGATGCCGGCCGCGTGTTCGGGCCGGTCAACGCCTGGCCGACCTGGGTCCTCAGTAACCACGACGAGCCCCGCCACCGCACCCGGTACGGGTCGGAGGAGCGGGCACGGGCGGCGGCGGTTCTGCTGCTGACGCTTCGAGGGACGCCGTTCGTCTACGCCGGCGAGGAGCTGGGGCTGGAGGATGCGGTGATCCCGCCCGAACGAAAGGTAGACCCCGGGAACCGGGACGGCTGCCGGGCCCCCATCCCCTGGGATGCGTCGCCCGACCACGGGTGGGGCTCCGACCCCTGGCTGCCGTGGCCGCCGGACCCGGAGACCCGGAACGTGGAGTCGCTGAAGGGCGAGCCGGACTCGATTCTCAACCTCTACCGCCGGCTGCTGGCCCTGCGCCGGGAGTCGCCCGCATTGAACCGGGGCAGCTTTACCGTGCTGGAGTCACCGGAGGGGACGCTGGTCTACGAGAGGGCCTTCGAAGACCAGAAGTTCGTCGTGGTCATCAACTTCTCAAGCTCCACCGTGAGGTTCGGCGACGGTGTCGAAGGTCGGATGCCGGCCGGCGGCGAGCTCGTGCTGGCCAGCTACCGTACCGGCGCCGGGGCGGAGGGCACGATCCCCCCGGAAGGGGCGTTGATTCTCAAGCCTTAA
- a CDS encoding DUF4342 domain-containing protein yields MDVEFERDSFKVDAEGLKNKVKELIHEGNVRRIIIKDDKGHTVMEVPVSIGVVGAIAAPVVAAIGAIGALAARWTVEVERREPEAPAGP; encoded by the coding sequence ATGGACGTCGAGTTCGAACGAGACAGCTTCAAGGTCGATGCCGAGGGGCTCAAGAACAAGGTCAAGGAGCTCATCCACGAGGGCAACGTCCGCCGCATCATCATCAAGGACGACAAAGGTCACACGGTGATGGAGGTCCCGGTGTCGATCGGCGTGGTCGGGGCGATTGCCGCTCCGGTGGTGGCGGCGATCGGCGCCATCGGGGCCCTCGCCGCCAGGTGGACGGTTGAGGTCGAACGGCGTGAGCCGGAAGCGCCGGCCGGTCCTTAA
- a CDS encoding NmrA/HSCARG family protein yields METASREQSVAVCGSTGRVGGAVARSLIEHGWRVRALTRKPKGEPARALAGLGADVIKADMNDPASLRKPFAGAYGVFSVQNGLKAGFDKEIRQGRNVADAAKAAEVPHLVYLSTITGGGRTGVGSFDGKMAIEEYIQELALPVTVLRPTAYMELMTDKKFSPAVGTWNIWPRLMGDERAIPWIAVSDIGAIAERVFAGSEQFIGRELNLAADVRTLAECRSIYEEVAGHPPRSSSMPLWLFDRFTRGDLSRMWTWLGKNEVPTDTTLTRELLPSALTVREWLETKSDELRG; encoded by the coding sequence ATGGAGACAGCTTCCCGAGAGCAATCTGTTGCAGTTTGCGGCTCCACAGGGAGAGTGGGTGGCGCGGTCGCCCGAAGTCTTATCGAGCATGGATGGCGCGTCAGGGCCCTTACACGGAAGCCCAAGGGTGAGCCGGCCCGCGCCCTTGCCGGGCTGGGCGCAGACGTAATCAAGGCCGATATGAACGATCCGGCATCACTACGGAAACCGTTCGCCGGCGCTTACGGGGTGTTCAGCGTCCAGAACGGGCTGAAGGCCGGCTTCGACAAAGAGATCCGGCAGGGCCGGAATGTCGCCGATGCGGCAAAGGCTGCGGAGGTTCCGCACCTGGTGTACCTGTCGACAATCACCGGCGGCGGCCGGACCGGCGTCGGCTCGTTCGACGGCAAGATGGCTATCGAGGAGTACATACAAGAGCTCGCCCTCCCCGTAACCGTCCTTCGGCCCACCGCCTATATGGAGCTCATGACCGACAAGAAGTTCTCGCCCGCGGTCGGCACCTGGAACATTTGGCCCCGGCTGATGGGCGACGAAAGGGCGATCCCTTGGATCGCCGTCTCGGACATTGGAGCGATTGCGGAGCGGGTTTTTGCCGGGTCCGAGCAGTTCATCGGCCGGGAGCTGAACCTGGCGGCCGACGTTCGGACGCTCGCCGAGTGTCGCTCGATCTACGAGGAGGTGGCGGGCCACCCACCTCGCTCCTCGTCCATGCCGTTATGGCTGTTCGACCGGTTCACCCGGGGGGACCTGAGCAGGATGTGGACCTGGCTGGGCAAGAACGAGGTTCCGACCGACACCACCCTGACCCGGGAACTCCTGCCTTCGGCCTTGACGGTTCGCGAGTGGCTTGAGACGAAATCGGACGAGCTTCGCGGCTAA